Proteins encoded in a region of the Streptomyces sp. NBC_00258 genome:
- a CDS encoding type II toxin-antitoxin system HipA family toxin: MGLQGPWPPSQPAGLRTGHTQRDAMTASTAQARVLLGDRRVGTLHYAQGQTSFVYEDLEPDHPVLGLRFDYDPDYAAHPVTGVPSWFANLLPERESGLRRLYNQQLGRRDTPDFLLLLHLGHDLPGAVRVETEGTLPTAMSEALEEAQLTTHRPKMSFSLSGMQLKFSMTADGDGFRLPAPQQLGDWIIKLPSNVHEQLPANENTMMRWAALAGIDVPEHRLVPLNSLHGLPEEHLSEDGLAFAVSRFDREHRDRIHQEDFAQVLDASPAEKDRGSQELIAQVLLDYCPEDFDEYIRRLVFCVAAGNTDEHLKNWSLRYPDRYTPRLSPAYDLVAVTSYPVYRRDVLTLPIAEQANPRYITRDHFRRFAESLDTDPAPVLRTVDQTVERLHATWPQVHDTPHTPAFVRANIADRLRTLPLLQSARQSSET; the protein is encoded by the coding sequence ATGGGGCTTCAAGGACCGTGGCCACCTTCCCAGCCTGCCGGACTCCGCACGGGACACACCCAAAGGGACGCAATGACGGCCAGCACCGCACAAGCACGTGTCCTGCTCGGGGACAGACGCGTGGGAACCCTCCACTACGCCCAGGGCCAGACCTCGTTCGTGTACGAGGACCTGGAGCCCGACCACCCGGTACTGGGCCTGCGGTTCGACTACGACCCCGACTACGCTGCGCACCCCGTCACCGGAGTTCCCAGCTGGTTCGCCAACCTCCTTCCCGAGCGGGAATCGGGCCTGCGCCGCCTGTACAACCAGCAGCTCGGCCGCCGCGACACCCCCGACTTCCTGCTCCTGCTCCACCTCGGACACGACCTGCCTGGAGCTGTACGGGTCGAGACGGAGGGCACGTTGCCCACCGCCATGAGCGAAGCGCTCGAAGAGGCCCAGTTGACGACGCACCGACCGAAGATGAGCTTCTCCCTCTCCGGCATGCAGCTGAAGTTCTCCATGACCGCAGATGGCGACGGATTCCGGCTCCCTGCACCGCAGCAGCTCGGAGACTGGATCATCAAGCTGCCCAGCAACGTGCATGAGCAACTGCCCGCCAATGAGAACACCATGATGCGCTGGGCGGCTTTGGCAGGCATCGACGTACCCGAGCACCGCCTCGTGCCCCTGAACTCGTTGCATGGCCTGCCCGAGGAACACCTGTCGGAAGACGGCCTCGCCTTTGCCGTGAGCCGGTTCGACCGAGAGCACCGCGATCGCATCCACCAGGAGGACTTTGCGCAGGTCCTTGATGCCAGCCCAGCGGAAAAAGACCGAGGCTCACAGGAACTCATCGCACAAGTACTGCTGGACTACTGCCCCGAAGACTTCGATGAGTACATCCGCCGCCTGGTGTTCTGCGTTGCCGCCGGGAACACGGACGAGCACCTGAAGAACTGGTCACTGCGCTACCCCGACAGATACACGCCCCGTCTTTCCCCGGCCTACGATCTGGTAGCTGTCACCTCCTACCCCGTCTACCGCCGCGACGTCCTCACACTGCCGATAGCAGAGCAGGCCAACCCCCGATACATCACGCGTGACCATTTCCGGCGCTTCGCAGAGTCCCTCGACACCGACCCGGCACCCGTGCTGCGCACAGTGGACCAGACCGTCGAACGGCTCCACGCCACATGGCCCCAAGTTCACGACACGCCACATACCCCTGCGTTTGTCCGCGCCAACATTGCCGACCGGCTGAGGACCCTGCCTCTCCTGCAATCCGCACGTCAGTCCTCGGAAACCTGA
- a CDS encoding GmrSD restriction endonuclease domain-containing protein, whose protein sequence is MQQTVSVYTLPDLVRMAQDGRFRVRAFARPAVWGHHQITELFDSVHRGFPIGTITVAEQPAPEEDLRIASVPVHAPADRHAWTVLDGVQRLTTLVGVWNDRHGQVDDDRYAVCYDLDRDRFFPGLRRDALPVSVACQEDRLSSWIAGHPFLTEDNISECWRLHAALTSYQMPVTVLSGIESKESLYLLFTRINGAGVGLARSDITRARQEADARTLLVSGEQPLIRQSEQLGFGRLPEALAVQCVLAVAEPRERIPKSALRKRMDSLSASATREAVERARPALEASLRFLRKQARIPHVRLLPHPEVLPVLVRFTSVFGPPTGRTQELLRRWIWRSAMLTRQQASVLNEAQASLGSTPESEAARLLSSLPHPEPQPFRPDLQSTTAQRPEGRLNALGLLSAEPSLLVPSASVVSNQPGTPLSVSSLLTPWLDSEHDLFCRLTPQMPGHPQSATLGNYLLHPPASPKALLHAITSQDAQARSLLARHFLDPHGIQLLSSQRYEEFVQHREDLLKTAITHRAQSFARWGFKDRGHLPSLPDSARDTPKGTQ, encoded by the coding sequence ATGCAGCAGACGGTCAGCGTCTACACGCTGCCCGACCTCGTGCGAATGGCACAGGACGGCCGCTTCAGGGTCAGGGCTTTCGCCCGGCCCGCCGTGTGGGGGCACCACCAGATCACTGAACTCTTCGACTCCGTCCACCGTGGCTTTCCCATCGGCACGATCACTGTTGCAGAACAGCCCGCTCCGGAAGAAGACCTCCGCATCGCCAGCGTCCCCGTCCATGCTCCCGCCGACCGTCACGCCTGGACGGTCCTGGACGGCGTCCAGCGCCTGACCACACTTGTCGGCGTATGGAATGACCGGCACGGTCAGGTAGACGACGACCGCTATGCCGTCTGCTACGACCTGGACAGAGACCGGTTCTTTCCCGGCTTGCGCCGCGACGCCCTGCCGGTGAGCGTGGCCTGCCAAGAAGACCGCCTGTCCTCCTGGATTGCAGGGCACCCTTTCCTGACCGAAGACAACATCAGCGAATGCTGGCGCCTGCACGCAGCCCTGACGTCGTACCAGATGCCCGTCACCGTACTGAGCGGCATCGAGAGCAAAGAGTCGCTGTATCTGCTGTTCACCCGCATCAACGGTGCTGGAGTGGGCCTGGCCCGATCCGACATCACACGAGCCCGCCAAGAGGCCGACGCCCGCACCCTCCTGGTCTCCGGCGAACAACCCCTCATCAGGCAGAGCGAGCAGCTCGGCTTCGGCCGCCTCCCTGAAGCGCTGGCCGTGCAATGCGTGCTGGCAGTCGCAGAACCCCGCGAACGGATCCCGAAAAGCGCCCTGCGCAAGCGCATGGACTCGCTCAGCGCGTCCGCAACGCGAGAGGCCGTAGAACGGGCCCGTCCAGCGCTGGAAGCATCACTGCGATTCCTGCGCAAGCAGGCTCGTATTCCCCACGTCCGCCTGCTGCCCCATCCCGAAGTCCTCCCCGTCCTTGTGCGGTTCACCAGCGTCTTCGGACCGCCTACCGGGCGGACACAGGAACTGCTGCGACGCTGGATCTGGCGCTCCGCCATGCTCACCCGGCAACAGGCCAGTGTGCTCAACGAGGCCCAGGCATCGCTCGGCAGCACACCGGAATCCGAAGCCGCACGCCTTCTGAGCTCCCTCCCGCACCCCGAGCCTCAGCCCTTCCGGCCCGACCTCCAGTCCACGACGGCGCAACGCCCTGAGGGGAGGCTGAACGCCCTGGGACTTCTGTCCGCGGAACCGTCCCTGCTCGTCCCCTCGGCTTCCGTCGTCAGCAACCAGCCCGGCACGCCCCTGTCGGTCAGCAGCCTCCTCACCCCCTGGCTCGACAGCGAGCACGATCTCTTCTGCCGACTGACGCCTCAGATGCCCGGACACCCCCAGTCCGCAACACTGGGCAACTACCTGCTGCACCCTCCCGCTTCCCCCAAGGCACTGCTGCACGCGATCACCTCGCAGGATGCTCAGGCCAGGTCCTTGCTCGCCAGACACTTCCTGGACCCCCACGGCATCCAACTGCTCAGCAGCCAAAGGTACGAGGAGTTCGTCCAGCACCGTGAGGACCTGCTGAAGACTGCCATCACCCATCGGGCACAGTCATTTGCCCGATGGGGCTTCAAGGACCGTGGCCACCTTCCCAGCCTGCCGGACTCCGCACGGGACACACCCAAAGGGACGCAATGA
- a CDS encoding MarR family winged helix-turn-helix transcriptional regulator, with protein MEQHESTTTGSAPEQVGLSFLTLAYSLRERVDQRTTATAGLSLSRTKVLQVLAGRGALHQAELAAFLGQAPRSVTQIVEGLERLGMVARTSDPEDRRRKTVSLTDTGRTALRAAEEAGTHVLRQYFGRLEPQQLATLDTLLAHLDVTLTGDKTG; from the coding sequence ATGGAGCAGCACGAATCGACGACCACGGGCAGCGCCCCGGAGCAGGTGGGACTGTCTTTCCTCACCCTCGCGTACAGCCTGCGCGAACGGGTCGACCAGCGCACGACGGCGACCGCCGGCCTGTCCCTGTCCCGCACCAAGGTCCTTCAGGTGCTGGCCGGCCGCGGCGCGCTCCACCAGGCGGAGCTAGCGGCTTTCCTCGGCCAGGCACCGCGCTCCGTCACCCAGATCGTGGAGGGTCTTGAGCGCCTCGGCATGGTCGCCCGGACCAGCGACCCCGAGGACCGCCGCCGCAAGACCGTCTCCCTCACCGACACCGGCCGCACGGCACTGAGGGCCGCGGAAGAAGCGGGCACGCACGTACTTCGCCAGTACTTCGGCCGGCTCGAACCGCAACAGCTGGCCACACTCGACACGCTGCTCGCACACCTGGACGTCACCCTCACTGGTGACAAGACCGGCTGA